The Maniola hyperantus chromosome 12, iAphHyp1.2, whole genome shotgun sequence genome has a segment encoding these proteins:
- the LOC117987180 gene encoding glutamate receptor U1-like, whose translation MVLHFKMKIVIILLTVFSVQAINPDGPTVVNDFVNCINNLIQTNFVNPGLLIFPHSINTNNSKIVRIRTNVLKRIHDSNKYSVQVTGPDRKAVCNDSNKKFKVVHMDPFEVTAVANYFVIIVDSFQEFTYLARKIIRSRFWNPHGKFLILLYRLTKDDGEYREEVENILSCLFKYNVINVVVLVPQSRNVRNALIYSWKPYDPPKYCGYFNETAKNRLLFENACERGVINSKGNIFKDKLPSHMHGCGLKILALEKQPFVSRYNDDPNLEKTLIKNLLQSLNFSVSFEIIFNEFRGERNEEGVWDGALKELVVRKGQILLGGIFPDFDVHEDFECSSTYLADSYTWVVPRANPAPPWSSLTAAFEKEVWYLATVIFFVCVFTWKILGKLSGDTNYNSTFNHCFINSWIVLYGFSAYVRPNKASLRIFFVFLNIYCVLFMTAYQTKLIIVLRHPTFGYQIKTIQDLVQSGLKYGGSEELRGLFYNSSDPFDSLINDEWIDVHNITKALLDVVVHRNFSVLCSRLELAYLSAELPELIDSFGKNNYYAFEKSTFLVPLEMIGLRGFPFMKNLSHTLNYYKQLGMNDYVRRGFAKSNKRKREKLLLKLNIRRNNISSLSMEHLQGGFFVLGVGMFGGIVILIIEILVNTNFLREKILQLHNLFI comes from the coding sequence ATGGTGttacattttaaaatgaaaatagtaattattctGTTAACTGTGTTTAGTGTTCAAGCCATAAATCCAGACGGCCCAACAGTTGTTAACGATTTCGTTAAttgtataaataatttgataCAAACTAATTTTGTTAATCCTGGATTGCTTATTTTTCCACATTCAATTAATACCAATAATTCTAAGATTGTCAGAATACGAACCAATGTTTTAAAGAGAATACACGATAGCAATAAATACAGTGTTCAAGTTACTGGTCCTGATAGAAAAGCTGTTTGCAACGACtcaaacaaaaagtttaaagTTGTGCACATGGATCCCTTTGAAGTGACGGCCGTAGCGAATTATTTTGTCATCATTGTCGATAGCTTTCAGGAATTCACATACTTGGCGAGAAAAATTATTCGATCGCGTTTCTGGAACCCACATGGCAAATTCTTAATTTTGTTATACCGTTTAACAAAGGACGATGGTGAATATCGTGAAgaagttgaaaatattttgaGCTGTTTATTCAAGTACAATGTTATCAATGTTGTCGTCTTGGTCCCTCAATCTCGAAATGTACGTAATGCACTAATCTATAGCTGGAAGCCATACGATCCGCCGAAGTACTGTGGGtattttaatgaaactgccaaaAACAGGTTACTTTTTGAAAATGCGTGTGAGCGAGGTGTTATCAATAGCAAGGGTAATATTTTTAAGGATAAATTACCTTCACATATGCATGGATGTGGCCTCAAAATTCTAGCATTAGAAAAACAGCCATTTGTTAGTAGATACAATGACGATCCAAATTTAGAGAAAACACTTATTAAGAACTTGCTCCAATCCTTAAACTTTTCTGTAAGTTTTGAGataatatttaatgaatttcGAGGTGAAAGAAATGAAGAGGGTGTATGGGATGGAGCATTGAAAGAATTGGTTGTTAGAAAAGGACAAATTCTTTTGGGAGGTATATTTCCTGATTTTGACGTTCATGAAGATTTTGAATGCAGTTCGACATATTTGGCGGACTCGTACACTTGGGTAGTTCCTCGGGCCAATCCTGCACCACCTTGGAGTTCACTTACTGCTGCATTTGAAAAGGAAGTTTGGTACTTAGCaactgtaatattttttgtatgtgtCTTCACTTGGAAAATACTAGGAAAGTTGAGTGGCGATACCAACTACAACAGCACATTCAATCATTGCTTTATAAATTCCTGGATAGTTTTGTATGGGTTTTCTGCATACGTGCGCCCAAATAAGGCAAGTCTGCGAATATTTTTCGTGTTTCTCAATATTTATTGTGTTTTGTTTATGACAGCATATCAAACTAAGTTGATCATTGTTTTACGACATCCTACTTTTGGATATCAAATCAAAACTATTCAAGATTTGGTGCAAAGTGGGCTTAAATATGGTGGTTCAGAGGAATTGCGTGGTTTGTTTTACAATTCTAGTGATCCTTTCGATAGTTTGATAAACGATGAATGGATAGATGTACACAATATCACAAAAGCATTGTTAGACGTAGTTGTTCATAGAAACTTTTCAGTGCTATGTAGTCGGCTAGAATTAGCTTATCTTTCAGCGGAGTTACCGGAACTCATTGATTCttttggaaaaaataattactatgCTTTCGAGAAAAGTACATTCTTGGTGCCTTTGGAAATGATAGGTCTAAGAGGGTTTCCTTTTATGAAAAATCTATCGCatactttaaattattataaacagtTGGGTATGAATGATTACGTAAGACGCGGCTTTGCTAAATCAAAcaagagaaaaagagagaagTTACTGcttaaattaaatattcgaCGGAATAACATAAGTTCTTTGTCAATGGAACACTTACAAGGTGGATTCTTTGTCTTGGGCGTAGGTATGTTTGGTGGAATtgttatattaattattgaaattttagtaaataccaattttttacgggaaaaaatattgcaactgcataatttattcatt